From the genome of Oncorhynchus gorbuscha isolate QuinsamMale2020 ecotype Even-year unplaced genomic scaffold, OgorEven_v1.0 Un_scaffold_770, whole genome shotgun sequence:
cattctgatatgtactgcagtaacattctgaaaTGTACTGCAGTAACAGCATGTTATAATCCTATCAGAGACAGAAggaacattctgatatgtactgcagtaacattctgatatgtactgcagtaacattctgatatgtactgcagtaacattctgatatgtactgcagtaacattctgatatgtactgcagtaacattctgatatgtactgcagtaacattctgatatgtactgcagtaacattctgatatgtactgcagtaacattctgatatgtactgcagtaacagtAGGTTATAATCCTATCAGAGACAGAAGGAACAACTTTGATAAGCGTATATGTATCCTCAAGCACATTCAATGGAGACCCTCAAAGACAAGGCCcttgtagtggtgtgtgtgtgtgtgtgtgtgtgtgtgtgtgtgtgtgtgtgtgtgtgtgtgtgtgtgtgtgtgtgtgtgtgtgtgtgtgtgtgtgtgtgtgtgtgtgtgtgtgtgtgtgtgtgtgtgtgtgtgtgtgtgtgtgtgtgtgtgtgtgtgtgtgtgtgtgtgtgtgtgtgtgtgtctcaagcCTCTACAGATAAAGCGCAGTCATCAGAACCCTATAGGCCATAGAGCTGGTGGTGACCAGTCCGATGAGGAAGGACGCAGCTCTGCTGGGCTGGGGCAGGGGGAAGAGGTAGGCCACCGTGTGGAAGAGCCTGGAACCAACAAACACCCGGAAGTGGAGCAGAGCAGTGGAGAGGTCGGGCCCCGTCAGGGTATACAGCAGACCAATCACTATGAACGGGATGATGTTCTCCAGGTCGTTCTGGTGGCatctggggaatgagagagagagagagttcagattatctggggaatgagagggagagagttcaGATCATCTGGGGAATGAGAAAGGGAGAGTTCAGATCATCTggggaatgagaaagagagagttcagATTATCTGGGGAATGAGAGACAGAGTTCAGATCATCTGGGAATGAGAGAGAGTTCAGATTATCTGGGAATGAAAGACAGAGTTCAGATCatctggggaatgagagagagagttcagattatctggggaatgagagagacagagttcagATTATCTGGGGAATGAAACTAAAACATCTAAATAAATCCCATTAGAAGTAGGATTTCTACCATCTCTTTCCAGTCATGGTTACAGCAGCTGTACGTCAGCGTGAACCAGAGAGATATGCTTCAATTATATTTCTACGGGGATACCTTCGTACTCTCTCCACATCAGGATCCACCCTGACCAGCTTCTTCTTGTCCCCTGTCGAGGAGGCCAGACTGGTGTCCTCCTGGTTAGCAAATGCCTGGAGGGAGGTGGAAGCAAGGAGGGACATGTTTTCTCTTGTTCAATTTCCACCTCAGCTCTGTTAAGCCAGGGAGGGTCAAGGTTCATTCATTATGTATCCTGTATTTAACTAGtccaagtcagttgagaacaaattcgtatttacaatgacggcctacaccgggccaaacccggacgacgctgggaacAATTGAGCGccaccctatgagactcccaatcatggccggttgtgatacagcctggatttattattttttatttaaccttttatttaactaggcaagtaatttaagaacacattcgtatttacaatgacggtcatGTAACGGTTGGAAGaaggtggaagaaggtgaaggggaccaaggtgcagcgttgcaCGTGTTCATGGTAGATTGAATAAAGAAACTGAACACTAGACCAACAAAAAACAACGAAGCTGGaaacaaacgaaacagttctgtctggtgcagaaacatacagacagaaaacaaccacccacaactaacagggggaaaacaggctgcctaagtatggttctcaatcagagacaacaactacccacaactaacagggggaaaaacaggctgcctaagtatgattctcaatcagagacaacaactacccacaactaacagggggaaaacaggctgcctaagtatggttctcaatcagagacaactacccacaactaacagggggaaaacaggctgcctaagtatggttctcaatcagagacaacaactacccacaactaacagggggaaaacaggctgcctaagtatggttctcaatcagagacaactacccacaactaacagggggaaaacaggctgcctaagtatggttctcaataagagacaacaactacccacaactaacagggggaaaacaggctgcctaagtatggttctcaatcagagacaacaactacccacaactaacagggggaaaacaggctgcctaagtatggttctcaatcagagacaactacccacaactaacagggggaaaacaggctgcctaagtatggttctcaatcagagacaacaactacccacaactaacaggggaaaacaggctgcctaagtatggttctcaatcagagacaacaactacccacaactaacagggggaaaacaggctgcctaagtatggttctcaatcagagacaacaaccacccacaactaacagggggaaaaacaggctgcctaagtatggttctcaatcagagacaacaactacccacaactaacaggggaaaacaggctgcctaagtatggttctcaatcagagacaactacccacaactaacagggggaaaacaggctgcctaagtatggttctcaatcagagacaacaactacccacaactaacagggggaaaaacaggctgcctaagtatggttctcaataagagacaacaactacccacaactaagggggaaaacaggctgcctaagtatggttctcaatcagagacaacaactacccacaactaacagggggaaaacaggctgcctaagtatggttctcaatcagagacaactacccacaactaacagggggaaaacaggctgcctaagtatggttctcaatcagagacaccaactacccacaactaacagggggaaaaacaggctgcctaagtatggttctcaataagagacaacaactacccacaactaagggggaaaacaggctgcctaagtatggttctcaatcagagacaacaactacccacaactaacagggggaaaacaggctgcctaagtatggttctcaatcagagacaacaactacccccaactaacagggggaaaacaggctgcctaagtatggttctcaataagagacaacaactacccacaactaacagggggaaaacaggctgcctaagtatgattctcaatcagagaccaggATTGAcaagctgcctctgattgggaaccataccaggccaaacacatagaaatacaaaacctagactacaaaacatagaatgcccaccccaacacacgccctgaccaccccaactcacgccctgacccaccccaactcacgccctgaccaccccaactcacgccctgaccaccccaactcacgccctgaccaccccaactcacgccctgaccaccccaactcacgccctgaccaccccaactcactccctgaccaaactaaaacagagacataaaaaaggaagtaaggtcaggacgtgacaggtcAAATCCGGACGGCGCTGGGGCTGATTGTACGCCGCCCCAAATGGGGcctgatgtgatgcagcctgatgggatggggcctgatgtgatggggcctgatgtgatggggcctgatgtgatggggcctgatgtgatgcagcctgatgtgatggggcctgatgtgatggggcctgatgtgatggcgcctaatataataataataataatatatgccatttggcagacgcttttatccaaagcgacttacagtcatgtgtgcatacattctacgtatgggtggtcccgggaatcgaacccactaccctggcgttacaagcgccatgctctaccaactgagctacagaaggaccacagcctgatgtgatggggcctgatgtgatggggctcctgatcagggcctgatgtgatggggccGGATGTGATGGGGCTCCTGATCGGGGCTCCTGATCAgggcctgatgtgatggggcctgatgtgatggggcctgatgtgatggggcctgatgtgatgcagcctgatgtgatgcagcctgatgtgatggggcctgatgtgatggggcctgatgtgatgcagcctgatgTGATCAGGGCCTGATGGGATGGGGCTCCTGATCAGGGcctgatgtgatgcagcctgatgATGCAGCCTGGTGATCAgggcctgatgtgatggggctcctgatgtgatggggcctgatgatggggcctgatgtgatggggccGGATGTGATGGGGCTCCTGATCAGGGCCTGATAAgatggggcctgatgtgatggggccGGATGTGATGGGGCTCCTGATCAGGGCCTGATgatggggcctgatgtgatggggcctgATTTGATGGGGCCTGATTTgatggggcctgatgtgatggggcctgatgtgatggggcctgatgtgatggggctcctgatcagggcctgatggatggggcctgatgtgatggggcctgatgtgatgcagcctgatgGGATGGGGCTCCTGATCAGGGCCAGATGTgatggggcctgatgtgatgCGGCCTGATGGGATGGGGCTCCTGATCAgggcctgatgtgatggggcctgatgtgatgCGGCCTGATGGGATGGGGCTCCTGATCAgggcctgatgtgatggggcctgatgtgatgcagcctgatgggatggggcctgatgtgatggggctcctgatcagggcctgatgtgatggggcctgatgtgatggggcctgatgtgatgcagcctgatgtgatgcagcctgatgtgatgcagcctgatgtgatggggcctgatgtgatgcagcctgatgTGATCAGGGCCTGATGGGATGGGGCTCCTGATCAGGGcctgatgtgatgcagcctgatgtgatgcagcctgatgtgatcagggcctgatgtgatggggcTCCTGATGTGATCAGGGCCTGATGTGATGCTgcctgatgtgatggggcctgatgtgatggggcctgatgtgatggggcctgatgtgatggggcctgGTGTGTtggggcctgatgtgatggggcctgatgtgatgcggcctgatgtgatgcagcctgatgtgatggggcctgatgtgatggggctcctgatgtgatggggctcctgatgtgatggggcctgatgtgatggggcctgatgtgatggggcctgatgtgatggggcctgatatgatggggcctgatgtgatgcagcctgatgtgatgcagcctgatgtgatggggcctgatgtgatggggctcctgatcagggcctgatgtgatggggcctgatgtgatgTGGCCTGATGTGATGTggcctgatgtgatggggcctgatgtgatggggcctgatgtgatggggcctgatgtgatggggcctgCTGTGATGGGGCCTGCTGTgatggggcctgatgtgatgcggcctgatgtgatggggcctgatgtgatggggccggatgtgatggggcctgatgtgatggggcctgatgtgatggggcctgATATGATGCggcctgatgtgatggggcctgatgtgatggggcctgatgtgatggggcctgatgtgatggggcTCCTGATGTGATGGGGCTCCTGATGTGATGGGGCTCCTGATGTGATGGGGCCGGATGTGATGGGGCCGGATGTgatggggcctgatgtgatggggcctgatgtgatggggcctgatgtgatggggcctgatgtgatggggctcctgatcagggcctgatgtgatggggcctgatgtgatggggcctgatgtgatggggcctgatgtgatggggcctgatgtgatggggcctgatgtgatgCGGCCTGATGTGATGCAGCCGGGATTCAACACACTTCTTACCTCTGTTCTATTCCATTCATGAAATCGCATTTAAATTCActtggaattatgtttttattttttaattataaCCATTTTCTAAGTGTTTGGttcgtagccctttcctgcagccATTGACCTAAATCACCCTCTTCAgactcatgggtggaatgttattcatatttttcataatttcataattcattcattttttaaacAGACAAAAATCATCCTATTTacttatatttcagtcttctgtgatgtacctTAAGTGTAATATTGGGAAACAGACTCAAAATGCAATACATGCCCactatatatctgacatggtacaggtgtcttctatcctaccctgtctttctaaagaTCTTccaaagccaagttaacaaaacagatcaccgaccatttcgaatcccaccgtaccttctccgctatgcaatctggtttcagagctggtcacgggtgcacctcagccacgctcaaggtcctaaatgacatcataaccgccattgataagagacattactgtgcagccgtattcatcgacctggccaatgctttcgactctgtcaaatcaccacattcttattggcagactcgacagccttggtttctcaaatgattgcctcgcctggtttaccaactacttctctgatagagttcagtgtgtcaaatcggagggcctgttgtccggacctctggcagtctctatgggtgtgccacagggttcaattctcgggccgactctcttctctgtatacatcaattgtgttgcttttgctgctggtgagtctctgatccacctctacgcagacgacaccattctgtatacttctggcccttctttggacactgttaactaacctccagacgagcttcaatgccattacaactctccttccgtggcctccaagtgctcttaaatgcaagtaaaactaaatgcatgctcttcaaccgatcgctgcctgcacctgcccgcccgtccaacatcactactctggacggttctgacttagaatatgtggacaactacaaatacctaggtgtctggttagactgtaaactctccttccagactcacattagacatctccaatccaaaattaaatctagaattggcgtcctatatcgcaacaaagcatccttcactcatgctgccaaacatacccccaTAAAACTGACCCCCTTACCGATcatcgacttcagcgatgtcatttacaaaatagcctccaataccctactcaacaaattggatgcagtctatcacagtgccatccgttttgtcaccaaagccccatatactacccaccactgcgacctgtatgctctcattggttggccctcgcttcatactcgtcgccaaacccactggctacaggttatctacaagtctctgctaggtaaatccacgacttatctcagctcactggtcaccatagcagcacccactcgtagcacgcgcttcagcaggtatgtctcactggtcaccatagcatcacccacctgtagcacgcgctccagcaggtatatctcactggtcaccatagcagcaaccactcgtagcacgcgctccaccaggtatatctcactggtcacccccaaagccctttggtcatctttccttccagttctctgctgccaatgactggaacgaactgcaaaaatctctgaagctggagactcatatctccctcactagctttaagcatcagctgtcagaacagctcacagatcactgcacctgcacatagcccatctgtaaacagcccatctatctacctcatccccatactgtaattatttatttatcttgctcctttgcaccccagtatctctacctgcaaattcatcttctgccgatctaccattccagtgtttaattgctttactgtaattatttcaccaccatggcctatttatttccttatcttacctcatttgcactcactgtatatagactttttgttttcttttgttctactgtattattgactgtatgttttgtttattccaggtgtaactctgtgttgttgtatgtgttgaactgctttgctttatcttggccaggtcgcagttgtaaatgagaacttgttctcaactagcctacctggttaaataaaggtgttctcaactagcctacctggttaaataaaggtgttctcaactagcctacctggttaaataaaggtgttctcaactagcctacctggttaaataaaggtgttatcaactagtctacctggttaaataaaggtgttctcaactagcatacctggttaaataaaggtgttctcaactagcctacctggttaaataaaggtgttctcaactagcctacctggttaaataaaggtgttctcaactagcctacctggttaaataaaggtgttctcaactagcctacctggttaaataaaggtgttctcaactagcctacctggttaaataaaggtgttctcaactagtctacctggttaaataaaggtgttctcaactagcatacctggttaaataaaggtgttctcaactagcctacctggttaaataaaggtgttctcaactagcctacctggttaaataaaggtgttctcaactagtctacctggttaaataaaggtgttctcaactagtctacctggttaaataaacatacatttaaacatcatgtgtgtgaggtgtatactttagttacaaagtagatttgtttaagatgATCAAtaatcactctgtgtgaccctgatttagcccactgcagtacaATTAAAGAAAACAAGGCTAAGGTTGTTTTCTGTGTATTGCATGTTCTAAACTCTAGGTTTGTGTACCTTTCTCGTGATGCGGAAGTATCCAGTCATAGGAGACATCAGCATCATCTTGAGGACGACGATAGTGGCGTAGGTAGAGAAGGCCAGGAACACCTCGCTGTCTATCATATGAGTTAGCTCAGCCATGGCTGTTGGGTTCGAGTCCCGCTGGAAAACAGAGCAGAGCGACATAAACTTAGCCGATCACACGGTTTAGCTTTGATTGAACTTTTATcattaaattaaaaaaaatatatacgtaATTGATCATTGATCTAATGGTAATAACACACTAATAAACCTAATGCATGTAGATATTTATTGATTTACAACTCTTATTTGTGTTATTTGTAATGGGGTGCTATTGCATAATCTTGTTCAACGGGAAAACCCCAACACTTTGTTTCTAGTCGTTGTAATGTATGTGACGTGTTTACTGTTGACACACAGATACAATTTACCCCCAAAAGAAAGGTTGTACTTTCCCCGTGCAATACTATGATGAATTAAATGCATGCATTGTATTGTGACACAATGTCTCCCATACACACGTTTATAACCTGTGCAGCGCTGGGCACGTGCAGCCACAGCGTTTGCGCATTTACATAGTCTACACACATTACGCAAAATAGCctcctttaaaaataaaaatctaatAACGATACAAATGTTAAGTATTGTACGGGGTTACATTTTAATTGAtcttacacacacacgctacaaTAATATCCGCTGATGACGTTCGCATAGTTTATTTTGAGCAAAGCGAATAGTTTCATACCTTTTCAAGAAACTTGGTCTTTGGTTTTGACTCGGAGCCAAGGAAAAGTACCAGCCTGTTAGACTGCGCCGATGTGGGCGGTTTGTTCAGGCAGtttcagaagaaaaaaaaagggGGGCGAATATTTGGACTTCCGCCAGGTCTGCGGATCTACCAATAAATGCGTCCACTTTCGCCGATGGCTTTTTTATGCTGCCATTTAATCGTCCGATGAACACATTTTCATCTACAACATCTATGTATATTCGTTCTACAAACAAACACCACGAGACATGTCATTCTAGAGATCGTTCGTTTATTCACATGTGGAAAGCATTAAAAAGGACCAATCCCTGATTGGCTTAGAAAATGGAACGAACAAAGCAAACCAATCAGTAGCATTACAGAGACGTGGCCGAGTAGTAAACATATCAGATGATATGTAGATCTAAAAACATATACAGAATTTAAAAAGATACAGAATTAGATCAAGTATAAGGTCATATTCATTAGCCAATTAGCAAAATATCTCTGGTATTTGTAGCCTACTTCATAGGCCCTATTTCAATTCAACTCAAACAATAATTCCCCCCGCCCATTTTTAATTAAACGTTAATTCCCCAAACCCGA
Proteins encoded in this window:
- the LOC124020217 gene encoding microsomal glutathione S-transferase 1-like gives rise to the protein MAELTHMIDSEVFLAFSTYATIVVLKMMLMSPMTGYFRITRKAFANQEDTSLASSTGDKKKLVRVDPDVERVRRCHQNDLENIIPFIVIGLLYTLTGPDLSTALLHFRVFVGSRLFHTVAYLFPLPQPSRAASFLIGLVTTSSMAYRVLMTALYL